From a region of the Rhodococcus sp. 4CII genome:
- a CDS encoding NTF2-like N-terminal transpeptidase domain-containing protein, with protein MVDMGNGRSLGRRNKYVIALTSAVVLAVILASCVLSKEEETAHSVVDKFVNALNEGDAAAAAAQTSYPNAAETAIQQMFDGLHPQDANFDLTQFMDLGSDSGFFTVGAAWHFGEGKDWSYQVQGGVRNLSVGWRISWDPSILAPDLGNGRVVRYDRTDAAPPRIFDAFGGLLMNEQTINSVTLDPATMPDPVATTRRLAEVLEPVAPLVTADTMMVDMAAKPGEQVTAVLLRDQDYQFLEQDLAIPGVVTIKTPKLITSDRRITTPLLDPLRKVWQANRDATAGWAVHLVDPDGTLIPQAGFQGPPGPDIAATLDSHLQLAAEEAVVSVGTPATIVAIQPSTGAVLAAAQNNQAMEQGPIAFQGLYPAGSNLDLVKKAAGLQKGVDPSSLSIEDIEKAGNQLGLGMNYKIPGLDQQTAVFTADQSGMNQVMNRKDSDLPAVTPFGMAMLAASIARGSAPAPMIVQGQPGTTDVAAQPLPANVNDQLRGMMRDNVVRGGASYLNGYPDLMGMNGASGDDRWFYGSRGDLAFAVFVADADGGDRAVKMTDMLFREMAKPAN; from the coding sequence ATGGTGGACATGGGGAATGGACGATCGCTTGGACGCCGCAATAAATATGTGATCGCCCTGACGTCGGCTGTCGTCTTGGCAGTGATCCTGGCGTCGTGTGTGCTCTCGAAAGAGGAGGAAACCGCTCATTCGGTCGTCGACAAATTCGTCAACGCACTGAACGAGGGCGATGCCGCTGCCGCCGCAGCGCAGACCTCCTATCCCAACGCCGCGGAGACGGCGATTCAACAGATGTTCGACGGATTACATCCGCAGGACGCCAACTTCGACCTGACCCAGTTCATGGATCTCGGCTCGGACTCCGGCTTCTTCACCGTTGGTGCCGCTTGGCATTTCGGTGAGGGCAAGGACTGGAGTTACCAGGTTCAGGGCGGCGTGCGGAATCTGTCCGTCGGCTGGCGTATCTCCTGGGATCCGTCGATCCTCGCGCCCGATCTGGGCAACGGGCGCGTCGTCCGCTACGACCGGACGGACGCCGCTCCGCCGCGGATCTTCGACGCCTTCGGTGGCCTGCTCATGAACGAGCAGACCATCAACTCGGTCACCCTCGACCCCGCCACCATGCCCGATCCCGTCGCCACCACCCGGCGTCTCGCCGAGGTGCTCGAACCGGTGGCTCCCCTCGTGACGGCCGACACGATGATGGTCGACATGGCGGCGAAGCCCGGCGAGCAGGTGACCGCCGTGCTGCTGCGCGACCAGGACTACCAGTTCCTCGAACAGGATCTCGCGATCCCCGGCGTCGTCACCATCAAGACGCCGAAGCTCATCACGTCGGATCGCCGCATCACGACACCGCTGCTGGATCCGCTGCGGAAGGTGTGGCAGGCAAACCGGGACGCCACGGCCGGCTGGGCCGTCCACCTCGTGGACCCCGACGGCACCCTGATTCCCCAGGCCGGATTCCAGGGCCCGCCCGGACCGGACATCGCCGCGACCCTCGACTCCCACCTGCAACTGGCGGCCGAGGAAGCCGTGGTCAGCGTCGGCACGCCCGCGACGATCGTCGCGATCCAGCCGTCCACCGGCGCCGTGCTCGCCGCGGCGCAGAACAACCAGGCCATGGAACAGGGGCCGATCGCGTTCCAGGGCCTCTACCCCGCCGGATCGAACCTCGACCTGGTGAAGAAGGCCGCCGGACTGCAGAAGGGCGTCGACCCGTCCTCGCTGTCGATCGAAGACATCGAGAAGGCGGGCAACCAACTCGGGCTCGGGATGAACTACAAGATCCCCGGCCTCGACCAGCAGACCGCCGTCTTCACCGCCGACCAGTCGGGCATGAATCAGGTCATGAACCGCAAGGACAGCGACCTGCCCGCCGTCACACCGTTCGGGATGGCCATGCTGGCCGCGTCGATCGCGCGGGGCAGCGCGCCGGCGCCGATGATCGTCCAGGGGCAACCGGGCACCACCGACGTGGCCGCTCAGCCGCTTCCTGCCAACGTCAACGACCAACTCCGGGGAATGATGCGCGACAACGTGGTGCGCGGCGGAGCGTCGTACCTGAACGGCTACCCGGACCTCATGGGCATGAACGGTGCGAGCGGCGACGACCGCTGGTTCTACGGCTCACGCGGCGATCTGGCGTTCGCCGTCTTCGTCGCCGACGCCGACGGTGGTGACCGGGCAGTGAAGATGACCGACATGCTGTTCCGTGAGATGGCGAAGCCGGCGAATTGA
- a CDS encoding sulfite exporter TauE/SafE family protein produces the protein MSLLDIGLLVVAGFFAGLVGFVTGLASIVSYPALLAVGLPPVTANVTNTVAMVAVGVGALSNSTREVADTGPKLWRWALYSAFGGLVGAGILLVAPAGSFEAIVPFMVAFAALALLLQPRLRALAGERDMPRAYSVSLFVVAIYGGYFGAGAGVIFLAIALILTSERIWRATILKSFLLGVANLVAAIGFALFGPVHWGAAAAMAVGALAGGWCGPPVVKRIPPSVLRVVIAIAGFGLAVWLWFR, from the coding sequence GTGTCCCTGCTTGATATCGGTTTACTCGTCGTAGCGGGGTTCTTCGCAGGACTGGTCGGGTTCGTCACCGGCCTGGCGTCGATCGTGTCGTATCCCGCACTGCTCGCGGTCGGTCTGCCGCCCGTCACCGCGAACGTCACCAACACGGTCGCGATGGTGGCGGTCGGCGTCGGAGCCCTGTCCAACTCGACGCGGGAGGTCGCCGACACCGGTCCCAAACTGTGGCGCTGGGCCCTGTACTCCGCCTTCGGTGGCCTCGTCGGGGCGGGGATCCTGTTGGTGGCCCCGGCCGGGTCGTTCGAGGCGATCGTTCCGTTCATGGTCGCATTCGCCGCGCTGGCGCTGCTACTGCAACCGCGCCTGCGCGCGCTGGCCGGCGAGCGGGACATGCCCCGCGCCTACTCCGTGTCGCTGTTCGTCGTCGCCATCTACGGCGGATACTTCGGCGCGGGCGCGGGCGTGATCTTCCTGGCGATCGCGCTGATCCTCACGTCGGAGCGGATCTGGCGCGCGACCATTCTCAAGAGCTTCCTCCTCGGTGTCGCGAACCTGGTCGCGGCGATCGGATTCGCGCTCTTCGGCCCCGTCCACTGGGGCGCCGCCGCCGCGATGGCGGTCGGCGCCCTGGCCGGTGGCTGGTGCGGCCCGCCCGTCGTCAAGCGGATACCGCCGTCCGTCCTCCGCGTCGTCATCGCGATCGCGGGATTCGGTCTGGCCGTATGGCTGTGGTTCCGCTAG
- a CDS encoding peptide MFS transporter yields MSDTIDPARDEKRSDRGFFGQPFALANLFGVEMWERFSFYGMQGILIYYLYYSAADGGLGIAESSATSIVGAYGGTVYLSTILGAWIADRLLGSERTLFYSAIVVMLGHIALAVFPGLWGVGIGLVCVAFGSGGLKANATSLVGDLYDADDERRDAGFSIFYMGINLGALVGPLLTGWAQDSIGFHAGFALAAIGMALGLIQYTIGRTRLRGIGAEPPNPLPRSQRPKWIAIAAAAVVVIAALSLTGVITAANMSDIVVGLTIVAAIGYFAIMLSSKRITAVERSRVYAFIPMFVASAVFWSLFQQQFTTVAVYSDKRLDRNLFGWDFPPSWVQSINPVFIIIFAGVFAAAWTKLGSRQPSSPIKFAAGTIIMGIAFLAFIPMSGGGANSAPLLGLAGILLLFTFAELLLSPVGLSLSTKLAPEAFHTQMVALFFLSVALGTAMAGTLAGYYDENNEIPYFTAVGLGSIAVGVLLAIGSPWIRRLMKGVH; encoded by the coding sequence ATGAGCGACACTATCGATCCGGCCCGGGACGAGAAGAGGTCCGACCGCGGCTTCTTCGGCCAGCCGTTCGCCCTCGCGAACCTGTTCGGCGTCGAGATGTGGGAGAGATTCTCCTTCTACGGGATGCAGGGCATCCTGATCTATTACCTCTACTATTCGGCGGCCGACGGGGGCCTCGGCATCGCCGAATCGTCCGCCACCAGCATCGTCGGAGCCTACGGCGGCACGGTCTATCTCTCCACCATCCTGGGCGCCTGGATCGCCGACCGGCTCCTCGGCTCCGAACGCACCCTGTTCTACAGCGCAATCGTCGTCATGCTGGGCCACATCGCACTAGCGGTGTTCCCCGGCCTCTGGGGGGTCGGGATCGGCCTCGTCTGTGTCGCGTTCGGCAGTGGCGGGCTCAAGGCCAACGCCACCTCACTCGTCGGTGACCTCTACGACGCGGACGACGAGCGCCGCGACGCCGGGTTCTCCATCTTCTACATGGGCATCAACCTCGGCGCACTCGTCGGACCGCTGCTGACCGGGTGGGCCCAGGACTCCATCGGCTTCCACGCCGGGTTCGCGCTGGCCGCGATCGGCATGGCGCTCGGACTCATCCAGTACACGATCGGACGCACACGCCTGCGCGGCATCGGCGCCGAACCGCCCAACCCTCTCCCCCGCAGCCAGCGTCCCAAGTGGATCGCCATCGCCGCCGCGGCGGTCGTGGTGATCGCGGCCCTGTCCCTCACCGGGGTGATCACCGCGGCCAACATGTCGGACATCGTGGTCGGACTCACCATCGTCGCCGCGATCGGCTACTTCGCGATCATGTTGTCGAGCAAGCGCATCACCGCCGTCGAGCGCAGCCGCGTCTATGCGTTCATCCCGATGTTCGTCGCGAGCGCGGTGTTCTGGTCGCTGTTCCAGCAGCAGTTCACCACCGTCGCGGTGTATTCGGACAAACGACTCGACCGCAACCTGTTCGGCTGGGACTTCCCGCCGTCCTGGGTGCAGTCGATCAATCCGGTGTTCATCATCATCTTCGCGGGTGTCTTCGCCGCCGCATGGACCAAGCTCGGCTCCCGTCAGCCGTCGTCGCCGATCAAGTTCGCGGCCGGCACGATCATCATGGGTATCGCGTTCCTCGCGTTCATCCCGATGTCGGGCGGCGGCGCGAACAGCGCACCGCTGCTGGGTCTGGCCGGCATCCTGCTGCTGTTCACGTTCGCCGAACTGCTGCTGTCGCCGGTCGGTCTGTCGCTGTCGACCAAGCTGGCGCCCGAGGCCTTCCACACCCAGATGGTGGCGTTGTTCTTCCTGTCGGTCGCCCTCGGTACCGCGATGGCGGGCACGCTGGCCGGCTACTACGACGAGAACAACGAGATCCCGTACTTCACCGCGGTCGGGTTGGGGTCGATCGCCGTCGGCGTGCTCCTCGCCATCGGGTCGCCGTGGATCCGGCGCCTGATGAAGGGCGTGCACTGA